A single genomic interval of Bradyrhizobium sp. sBnM-33 harbors:
- a CDS encoding helix-turn-helix transcriptional regulator yields the protein MDLFSFIECAKQTRSIKALFDLLVSCASEEGFSEVAYGALTFAEPPRLPEYLPPSVTVNFPPDWCHRYFERNYRVIDPVVRRTPMLPGPFLWDELAKQYQLQSGEQRVLDEAREAGLKHGMSVPLFGAFGRVSVVSFASPFDDADPQYRMSHLNTLAWHFHTAFAEIVRPSDSSCDRKLTLTKCEKDCLRWVAEGKSSWEIGKILKVSHNTVNFHIKNVMRKLGTTNRTQAIVKAIRLNLIEFSAAPALATGN from the coding sequence ATGGACTTATTCAGCTTCATCGAATGCGCGAAGCAAACGCGCTCTATTAAAGCGCTGTTCGATCTTCTTGTGAGCTGTGCGAGCGAGGAGGGCTTCAGTGAAGTCGCTTATGGAGCACTCACCTTCGCGGAACCGCCTCGTCTACCGGAGTATCTACCGCCCTCGGTGACCGTGAACTTCCCGCCTGACTGGTGCCACCGTTATTTTGAACGTAACTACCGTGTCATCGACCCGGTGGTCCGGCGGACACCAATGCTTCCGGGGCCGTTTCTCTGGGACGAACTCGCCAAGCAATATCAACTGCAATCCGGCGAGCAGCGCGTACTGGACGAGGCCAGAGAGGCAGGTCTGAAGCACGGTATGAGCGTGCCATTGTTTGGGGCATTTGGCCGAGTATCTGTGGTATCCTTTGCATCTCCGTTCGACGACGCCGATCCTCAGTATCGTATGAGTCACCTCAACACACTGGCCTGGCACTTTCATACCGCGTTTGCGGAGATCGTGCGGCCCTCGGATAGCAGCTGCGACAGGAAACTTACCCTGACTAAGTGCGAAAAAGACTGCCTGCGCTGGGTGGCAGAGGGAAAATCGTCTTGGGAAATTGGGAAGATCCTGAAGGTCAGCCATAATACAGTCAATTTTCATATTAAGAACGTGATGCGCAAGTTGGGTACGACGAACCGCACCCAGGCCATCGTAAAAGCGATTCGCCTCAATCTCATTGAATTCTCGGCGGCGCCAGCGCTGGCAACTGGTAACTGA
- a CDS encoding LexA family protein — translation MSQKSGARFTEKQGHYLAFIHTYSYMFGQPPAEADIQRHFPVSPPTVHQMIVTLERNGFIRRQPGVPRSIEILLPPENLPILEWLGIKTSKSL, via the coding sequence ATGAGTCAAAAATCAGGCGCGCGTTTCACCGAGAAGCAGGGGCACTACCTCGCTTTCATCCATACCTATTCGTACATGTTCGGCCAGCCGCCCGCCGAAGCCGACATCCAGCGCCATTTCCCCGTCAGCCCGCCGACTGTCCACCAGATGATCGTCACCCTCGAACGGAACGGCTTCATCCGACGTCAACCCGGCGTCCCCAGAAGCATCGAGATTCTCTTGCCACCGGAAAACTTGCCCATCCTCGAATGGCTCGGTATCAAAACGTCAAAATCACTATGA
- a CDS encoding outer membrane protein produces MKNLLLVTCSIVALSAAAPAFGADLAAQPVYMAPPQVAAAIYDWSGLYIGINGGWGFSDATGSTVGGQIGYRQQMGQAVFGIEGQGNWADFSGSNVSTIFPLNTNRSTTDAFGLITGLIGYTSNNVLLYAKGGAAVTSNTHQVTSTLTGAQLASTDNTRLGAAVGAGVEVGFAPNWSVGVEYDHLFMPDANVSFTTAAGVVATDRIRQDFDLLTLRLNYKFSPPVLKY; encoded by the coding sequence ATGAAGAACTTGTTGCTTGTGACTTGCAGCATCGTCGCGCTTAGCGCGGCCGCACCCGCATTCGGCGCGGATCTCGCTGCGCAGCCCGTCTATATGGCACCGCCGCAGGTCGCGGCCGCGATCTACGACTGGAGCGGTTTGTACATCGGTATCAACGGCGGTTGGGGCTTCAGCGATGCAACTGGTAGCACCGTGGGTGGCCAGATCGGCTATCGCCAGCAGATGGGCCAGGCGGTGTTTGGTATCGAAGGTCAGGGCAACTGGGCTGATTTCAGCGGCTCCAATGTCAGCACCATCTTCCCCCTCAATACTAACCGCAGCACGACCGACGCGTTCGGCCTGATCACCGGCCTGATCGGCTACACCTCCAACAACGTTCTGCTTTACGCCAAGGGCGGTGCTGCGGTGACGAGCAACACCCATCAGGTCACCTCAACCCTGACCGGCGCGCAGCTGGCGAGCACCGACAATACGCGTTTGGGCGCCGCGGTCGGCGCGGGTGTGGAAGTCGGCTTTGCGCCGAACTGGTCGGTCGGCGTCGAGTACGACCACCTGTTCATGCCGGACGCCAACGTGAGCTTCACCACGGCCGCTGGTGTGGTCGCGACCGATCGCATCCGTCAGGATTTCGATCTCCTGACCCTGCGGCTCAATTACAAGTTTAGCCCGCCGGTTCTCAAATACTGA
- a CDS encoding IS5 family transposase gives MRGRFTDQGGLFSYIAPDKRVPANHPLRKVRELVRDVLSDLNRSLGRLYASEGRPSIPPEQLLSALLLQVFYGIRSERQLMEQLDYNLLYRWFVGLSPDDPVWDPTTFTKNRERLQNGDVFTKFMTRLLNHPQVKPLLSDEHFSVDGTLIEAWASQKSFRPKDGSGDDDDGANFHGQKRKNDTHANTSDPDSRLYRKAAGREAKLCYMGHATMENRHGLAVAGRVTHANGTAERRASETMLKARRKAAGRRITAGEDKAYDTADHVANLRAIGVTPHVTQNQAATKTGKNRNSAIDERTTRHPGYGMSQSRRAMVECIFGWGKQHGTMRKTKHRGIGRVAADFLLNLIAYNMIRIPKLLAA, from the coding sequence ATGCGCGGCAGGTTTACGGATCAGGGCGGCCTGTTTTCGTACATCGCGCCGGATAAGCGGGTGCCAGCGAACCATCCGCTGCGGAAGGTCCGGGAACTTGTCCGGGATGTTTTGAGTGATTTGAACCGCAGCCTTGGGAGGCTCTACGCCAGCGAGGGACGTCCTTCGATCCCTCCGGAGCAATTGCTGAGCGCCTTGCTGCTGCAGGTGTTCTACGGCATCCGCTCGGAACGCCAGTTGATGGAGCAACTGGACTACAATCTCTTGTATCGTTGGTTCGTGGGACTGTCGCCGGACGATCCGGTCTGGGACCCGACCACCTTCACCAAGAACCGGGAGCGGCTGCAGAACGGCGACGTGTTCACGAAGTTCATGACCAGGCTTCTGAACCATCCGCAGGTCAAGCCGCTGCTGTCGGACGAGCACTTCTCGGTGGATGGAACGCTGATCGAAGCCTGGGCTTCACAGAAGAGCTTCCGCCCCAAGGACGGCAGCGGCGACGATGATGACGGCGCCAACTTCCATGGCCAAAAGCGCAAGAACGACACCCATGCGAATACCAGCGACCCGGACAGCAGGCTTTATCGCAAGGCGGCCGGACGAGAGGCCAAGCTTTGCTATATGGGCCACGCCACCATGGAGAATCGGCATGGGCTGGCGGTGGCCGGCAGGGTCACACATGCCAATGGCACCGCCGAACGCCGAGCTTCGGAGACCATGCTGAAGGCGAGACGCAAAGCCGCAGGCCGCCGCATCACGGCCGGTGAGGACAAGGCGTACGATACCGCCGATCATGTCGCCAATCTTCGCGCCATCGGCGTGACGCCGCATGTGACACAGAACCAGGCCGCCACCAAAACCGGCAAGAACCGCAACAGCGCCATCGACGAACGAACCACGCGGCATCCGGGATATGGCATGTCGCAATCGCGCCGGGCGATGGTCGAGTGCATTTTCGGATGGGGCAAGCAGCATGGCACCATGCGCAAGACCAAACATCGTGGCATCGGCCGCGTCGCCGCCGACTTCCTGCTCAATCTGATCGCCTATAACATGATCCGCATTCCAAAACTGCTTGCCGCTTAG
- a CDS encoding nucleotidyl transferase AbiEii/AbiGii toxin family protein: MTGPSPATSTSSITAKAVPCYDPSYTFVEKLQTISTKFRNQQSDVGDPVGFMRHYYDVYELLQRPEVQEFIGTEGYKQHKQKRFR, encoded by the coding sequence ATGACCGGGCCGTCGCCAGCAACGTCGACATCATCGATAACCGCCAAGGCGGTGCCTTGCTATGATCCTAGCTACACATTCGTAGAAAAGCTGCAGACGATCTCGACCAAGTTTCGCAATCAGCAATCCGATGTCGGCGATCCGGTCGGGTTCATGCGGCACTACTATGATGTCTACGAACTGCTCCAACGTCCGGAGGTTCAGGAATTCATCGGCACGGAAGGATACAAGCAGCACAAACAAAAGCGATTTCGTTAG
- a CDS encoding nucleotidyl transferase AbiEii/AbiGii toxin family protein, with product MPRDFLHNHPQFADLIRIVAKVKGIDPPLVEKDYWIMHCLYGLQQLGFTFQLKGGTSLSKGHQIINRFSEAIDILIEPPTGM from the coding sequence ATGCCGCGTGATTTCCTCCACAATCATCCTCAGTTTGCTGACCTGATCCGGATTGTGGCGAAAGTAAAGGGCATTGATCCACCGCTCGTCGAAAAGGACTACTGGATCATGCATTGCCTCTACGGGCTGCAGCAGCTCGGCTTCACATTCCAGCTGAAGGGTGGAACTTCCCTTTCGAAAGGACATCAGATCATCAATCGGTTTTCGGAGGCCATCGATATTCTCATCGAACCTCCGACCGGGATGTGA
- a CDS encoding helix-turn-helix domain-containing protein, with the protein MTDVVTKLKIDDRDREEAKKGAGLLGGLAAPGGLFFTDPSGKPILTEMPASLLRAVHDFLDAISQPGETLVFKAEHEVSPETAAEMLGISRPVVYKRMDAGKLPFRQVGTHRRIRVADVARLKQHEEQRRKAAAEIAADTEDLEANYAETGNRAP; encoded by the coding sequence ATGACTGACGTGGTCACCAAGCTCAAGATCGATGATCGTGATCGGGAAGAGGCAAAGAAGGGCGCGGGCCTGCTTGGCGGGCTTGCAGCGCCTGGCGGCCTGTTCTTCACAGATCCCTCCGGGAAGCCGATCCTGACAGAGATGCCTGCATCGCTCTTGCGAGCGGTGCACGATTTTCTCGACGCCATCTCGCAGCCGGGCGAAACCTTGGTCTTCAAGGCGGAGCATGAGGTTTCCCCAGAGACGGCAGCCGAGATGTTGGGCATCTCTCGTCCCGTCGTGTACAAGCGCATGGATGCGGGGAAACTGCCGTTCCGGCAGGTAGGCACCCATAGACGAATCCGTGTCGCAGATGTCGCGCGCCTGAAGCAGCATGAGGAGCAGCGCCGGAAGGCTGCGGCTGAAATAGCTGCCGATACCGAGGATCTCGAGGCGAACTATGCCGAGACCGGTAACCGGGCTCCTTGA
- the istA gene encoding IS21 family transposase yields MRKIRDVLRLSAAGMSKRKIAASLGMSATAAGECIQRARRAGLTWPVPEGLTDEALEARLYRPPTVGAKRRPQPDWAAVHRELRRPGVTLQLLWEEHRAAYPDGYGYSRYCELYGAWAARLSPTMRQSHVAGERMFVDYAGTTLEVMDGSTGEVLTAQLFVASLGATNYTYAEATWTQGLSDWIGSHTRAFAFIGGVPAVVVSDNLRSGVTKACFYEPTVNRTYAEMAAHYNTAIVPARPYRARDKAKVEVAVQIATRFIVAKLRNRQFFSLCALNVAIAELVAQLNNRVSRHLGASRRALFDEIERAALKPLPAEPYVFAEWKECRVALDYHVEIEKHYYSVPHQLLREKVWARITARTIEVFHCGKRVAAHVRSSSDRKHTTVREHMPSSHRRYADWTPERLRRSAAEIGRRTSALIATILRERTHPEQGFRACVGILRLAKTYGRERLEAACGRALEIGARSYSSVNSILKNNLDRQQPATPTDGPAIAHDNIRGPTYFH; encoded by the coding sequence ATGCGCAAAATTCGCGACGTGCTGCGGCTGTCCGCCGCCGGCATGTCCAAACGCAAGATCGCTGCCAGCCTGGGGATGAGTGCAACGGCCGCCGGGGAGTGCATCCAGCGGGCACGCCGCGCCGGCCTCACCTGGCCGGTACCGGAAGGCCTGACGGACGAGGCGCTGGAGGCCCGACTCTACCGACCTCCAACGGTCGGCGCAAAGCGTCGACCGCAGCCAGACTGGGCGGCGGTCCACCGTGAGCTTCGCCGGCCAGGGGTGACGCTGCAGCTATTGTGGGAGGAGCATCGCGCGGCCTACCCGGATGGTTACGGGTACAGCCGCTACTGTGAGCTCTATGGCGCCTGGGCGGCGCGGCTGTCGCCGACTATGCGACAGAGCCACGTCGCTGGCGAGCGCATGTTCGTTGATTACGCCGGCACGACGCTTGAGGTGATGGATGGTTCGACCGGCGAGGTACTGACAGCCCAGCTGTTCGTCGCCTCGCTCGGCGCGACGAACTACACATATGCGGAGGCCACCTGGACGCAGGGCCTGTCCGACTGGATCGGCTCGCACACGCGCGCCTTTGCGTTCATCGGCGGGGTTCCGGCAGTGGTGGTGTCCGACAATCTGCGCTCGGGCGTCACCAAGGCTTGCTTCTATGAGCCGACGGTCAACCGCACCTATGCCGAGATGGCGGCTCACTACAACACCGCCATTGTTCCGGCGCGGCCGTATCGCGCCCGCGACAAAGCTAAGGTAGAAGTTGCGGTCCAAATTGCGACTCGATTTATCGTCGCGAAGCTGCGCAACCGGCAGTTCTTCTCGCTCTGCGCATTGAACGTGGCCATCGCCGAGCTTGTCGCACAACTCAACAACCGCGTGTCGCGCCATCTCGGTGCGAGCCGCCGCGCGTTGTTCGACGAGATCGAGCGCGCGGCGCTCAAACCGCTGCCGGCCGAGCCCTACGTCTTTGCCGAATGGAAGGAATGCAGGGTCGCGCTCGACTACCACGTCGAGATCGAGAAGCACTACTACTCGGTGCCGCACCAATTGCTGCGCGAGAAGGTTTGGGCGCGCATCACGGCGCGCACGATTGAAGTCTTCCACTGCGGCAAACGCGTTGCCGCCCATGTGCGCTCTTCCTCCGACCGCAAGCATACGACGGTGCGCGAGCACATGCCGTCGAGCCACCGGCGCTATGCCGACTGGACGCCAGAGCGCCTCCGGCGAAGCGCCGCCGAGATCGGCCGCCGCACGTCGGCACTGATCGCGACTATCCTGCGGGAGCGCACGCATCCCGAGCAAGGCTTCCGCGCCTGTGTCGGCATCCTGCGGCTTGCCAAGACATATGGCCGCGAGAGGCTCGAGGCTGCGTGCGGCCGCGCGCTCGAGATCGGCGCGCGCTCCTACAGTTCGGTCAACTCGATCCTCAAGAACAATCTCGATCGCCAGCAGCCCGCAACGCCCACGGACGGGCCAGCGATAGCGCACGACAACATCCGTGGCCCGACCTACTTCCATTGA
- the istB gene encoding IS21-like element helper ATPase IstB, with translation MLSHPTLDQLRALKLDGMAQAFTELEVQEEARNLAHAEWLALLLDREVAYRSTRRFQARLRAARLRHSQAAVEDVDYRTPRRLDKALFQQLATCRWIAEHRGLLVTGPCGIGKSWLACALAQKACRDGYTVHYTRVPRLFADLDLAHGDGRFPRLFRMLVKVDLLVLDDWGPDRLSASQRRDLMEIVEDRHGRGSILITSQLPVATWHEVIGEPTVGDAVLDRIVHNAYRIELDGPSMRKLKADEERLAPAAATPPANGKPPTGAKI, from the coding sequence ATGCTCTCACATCCCACTCTAGACCAGCTCAGAGCGCTCAAGCTCGACGGCATGGCGCAAGCCTTCACCGAGCTCGAGGTGCAAGAGGAGGCTCGCAATCTCGCGCACGCCGAATGGCTGGCTCTGCTGCTCGACCGCGAGGTCGCCTATCGCAGCACCCGTCGCTTCCAGGCCCGACTGCGCGCCGCCCGGCTGCGGCACAGCCAAGCCGCGGTCGAGGACGTCGACTACCGCACGCCACGCCGGCTCGACAAGGCGCTGTTCCAACAGTTGGCCACCTGCCGCTGGATCGCCGAGCACCGCGGCCTGCTGGTCACCGGCCCGTGCGGAATCGGCAAGTCGTGGTTAGCCTGCGCGCTCGCGCAAAAGGCTTGCCGCGACGGCTACACGGTCCACTACACGCGCGTGCCGCGTCTGTTCGCTGATCTCGATCTCGCTCATGGCGACGGCCGCTTCCCGCGACTGTTCCGGATGCTGGTCAAGGTCGATTTGCTTGTATTGGACGATTGGGGACCCGACCGCCTCTCAGCCAGTCAGCGGCGCGATCTCATGGAGATCGTCGAGGACCGTCATGGCCGCGGCTCCATCCTCATCACCAGCCAACTCCCTGTGGCAACTTGGCACGAGGTTATTGGCGAGCCCACCGTCGGCGACGCCGTGCTGGATCGTATTGTCCACAACGCTTATCGGATCGAGCTCGACGGCCCGTCTATGCGCAAGCTCAAAGCCGACGAGGAACGGCTGGCGCCGGCCGCGGCCACACCGCCAGCCAACGGCAAGCCGCCCACGGGAGCAAAAATATGA
- a CDS encoding TatD family hydrolase, whose protein sequence is MDAGPRFYKSLEPQKRVFRTILERCADAGGKILTVHSVRAAPTVLDMIEEHLPRHRGTVVLHWFTGGKRDMQRAAALGCYFSVNAEMTRSDRGRIHVTEMPLDRILTETTVPSLKWKAGRRSRQTSD, encoded by the coding sequence CTGGATGCAGGCCCCCGTTTCTATAAGTCCCTTGAGCCCCAGAAACGTGTCTTCCGAACGATCCTCGAGCGCTGCGCGGATGCAGGTGGAAAAATTCTCACCGTCCACAGCGTGAGGGCTGCGCCGACAGTGCTGGACATGATTGAGGAACACCTGCCCCGGCACCGCGGCACTGTCGTTCTACACTGGTTCACCGGCGGCAAGCGCGATATGCAGCGCGCGGCCGCCTTGGGATGCTATTTTTCTGTCAATGCCGAGATGACGCGCTCGGACCGGGGTCGGATCCACGTCACCGAAATGCCCTTGGATCGCATTCTCACCGAAACGACGGTCCCTTCACTCAAATGGAAGGCAGGCCGGCGGAGCCGGCAGACATCCGACTAA
- a CDS encoding tyrosinase family protein, whose translation MIPRPPLPNPADPANPIPQEPVAGGMAFPPTAGFDPIFYVHHSNLDRLWAEWSYMPGKSCGHFPPQDWFDDNPWHFYDVTLENGS comes from the coding sequence GTGATCCCGAGACCTCCGCTTCCGAACCCCGCAGACCCTGCAAATCCGATCCCGCAGGAGCCGGTGGCCGGCGGGATGGCCTTCCCGCCGACGGCCGGCTTCGACCCAATCTTCTACGTGCATCACTCCAATCTCGATCGTTTGTGGGCGGAATGGTCGTACATGCCGGGTAAGAGTTGTGGCCATTTCCCGCCCCAGGACTGGTTCGACGACAACCCGTGGCACTTCTATGACGTCACCTTGGAAAACGGCAGCTGA
- a CDS encoding S8 family serine peptidase: MAKKAKTSGRKRTARKAAPAKRARGAAKKAVRKGAGGPQAGRFAFALTEASNLLPTTTMVPASIVPANTLPSLLPTSEQSADRSKTHLSRTTEHPFSELKLLKLDVSSGMDPRLQLALANYQTGKVGPTLASTAGDEIAVVARVKSADTWESMPDVDPGDRIGKTPSGDWIVTGRIPVKRVETVREQTNVSSLKASQTVHRSLTATVASMQVAPAVLPKNSSPDGGSRTVVGIVDFGCDFAHRNFRHKNGKTRLLALWNQSGKRRGTDTVAYGAAYSRAEIDDALKQNNPYTALGYGPSDEPGGTHGTHVMDIATGNGNGSGVPGAAPKSDIVFVEAGVTDIAWQGFATVNSSFGDSVQMLEAVKFVFDTAGDRPCVCNLSLGTNGGPHDGTTLVEQGLDTLLRDRPNRAIVIAAGNAQTDGIHTSATVTPGAPHSIEWRQQNSGGGEFELWYPGDRRLEVALIAPDGTRFGPVQPGGNLPVGNDNIVIFISSRLNDPNNGANVIGIWVAEGLSNANYTVEITSADANPVEYHAWLERKDRKQASFTSPIPTHTLGSLSTGFETIAVGSYDGHKPSFPMSSFSSCGPTRDGRNKPEVSAPGQFVWAAMSGSGDGVTKKSGTSMAAPAITGLIALMLSEASRKGTDLQISDIRRRLAETASFNPPAIQQGGYDAFYGAGRANGSAVII, translated from the coding sequence ATGGCAAAGAAGGCGAAAACGTCGGGACGTAAGCGCACCGCGCGCAAAGCGGCACCCGCAAAGAGAGCACGCGGAGCGGCCAAAAAAGCTGTGCGCAAGGGAGCTGGAGGTCCTCAAGCCGGTCGCTTCGCTTTCGCTTTGACGGAAGCCTCGAACCTCCTCCCGACAACGACCATGGTACCGGCATCGATCGTCCCCGCTAACACCCTGCCCTCATTGCTGCCGACCTCCGAGCAGTCGGCTGATCGCTCAAAGACTCACCTTTCGAGGACGACAGAACATCCGTTTTCCGAGTTGAAGTTGCTCAAGCTCGACGTGTCATCCGGCATGGATCCGCGCCTGCAGCTCGCGTTGGCCAATTACCAGACCGGTAAGGTCGGCCCGACCCTCGCTTCAACCGCTGGAGACGAGATTGCGGTCGTTGCCCGGGTGAAGTCTGCCGATACATGGGAGTCGATGCCGGACGTCGATCCGGGAGATAGGATAGGCAAGACACCCTCTGGCGACTGGATCGTCACCGGCCGCATTCCTGTGAAGCGTGTCGAGACCGTCCGCGAACAAACAAACGTTTCGAGCCTCAAGGCTTCCCAAACAGTACACCGCTCGCTGACGGCGACTGTCGCTTCGATGCAAGTGGCACCAGCAGTACTTCCCAAGAACTCGTCGCCTGACGGAGGCAGCCGCACGGTTGTAGGCATTGTCGACTTCGGGTGCGATTTCGCGCACCGAAACTTCCGCCACAAGAACGGCAAAACGCGCCTGCTGGCGCTTTGGAATCAAAGCGGAAAGAGGCGCGGGACGGACACCGTCGCATACGGAGCAGCTTACTCACGCGCGGAAATCGACGACGCCCTTAAACAGAACAATCCGTACACCGCACTCGGATACGGGCCCAGCGACGAGCCTGGTGGCACTCATGGTACCCACGTCATGGATATCGCGACGGGCAACGGAAACGGATCCGGTGTACCCGGAGCCGCTCCAAAGTCCGACATCGTATTCGTGGAGGCAGGAGTCACTGACATCGCGTGGCAGGGCTTCGCAACGGTAAACAGCAGCTTCGGGGACTCGGTTCAGATGCTCGAAGCGGTTAAGTTCGTCTTCGATACGGCCGGCGACCGGCCGTGCGTCTGCAACCTTAGCCTGGGCACCAACGGCGGTCCCCACGACGGAACTACGCTCGTCGAGCAGGGACTGGACACGCTCCTTCGCGACCGTCCCAATCGGGCCATCGTCATCGCGGCGGGAAACGCCCAGACCGACGGCATTCACACGAGCGCGACGGTAACACCAGGTGCCCCTCACAGCATTGAATGGCGTCAGCAGAATTCAGGCGGCGGCGAATTCGAGCTTTGGTATCCCGGCGATCGTCGACTGGAAGTCGCCTTGATCGCGCCCGACGGCACGAGGTTCGGTCCGGTGCAACCTGGCGGCAATCTGCCGGTCGGCAACGACAACATCGTGATTTTCATAAGCAGTCGGCTGAACGATCCCAACAATGGCGCTAATGTGATCGGCATCTGGGTTGCGGAAGGACTCTCAAACGCCAACTACACCGTAGAGATTACTTCCGCCGACGCAAACCCGGTGGAATATCACGCGTGGCTCGAACGCAAGGATCGCAAACAAGCGAGCTTCACATCCCCCATTCCCACCCACACGCTGGGATCTCTCTCGACCGGTTTCGAGACGATCGCCGTCGGTAGCTACGACGGACACAAGCCGTCCTTCCCGATGTCGTCGTTCTCGAGCTGCGGGCCCACCAGGGACGGCCGAAACAAACCGGAAGTCTCGGCCCCGGGCCAATTCGTCTGGGCCGCGATGTCGGGCAGCGGCGATGGCGTCACGAAGAAATCCGGTACCAGCATGGCTGCCCCCGCGATTACTGGTCTCATCGCCCTGATGTTGTCCGAAGCCAGCCGAAAAGGTACCGATCTTCAGATCTCGGATATTCGCAGGAGACTGGCCGAAACGGCGTCCTTCAACCCGCCGGCGATCCAGCAGGGCGGCTACGACGCCTTCTATGGCGCGGGGCGGGCGAACGGTTCGGCAGTCATAATATAA